From one Candidatus Binatus sp. genomic stretch:
- the nusA gene encoding transcription termination factor NusA, with amino-acid sequence MQVDLNRVIEQVSKEKGIDKTIVINAVEEMMHSAARRTFGPDRNIESRFNPELGEIELFEIKTVVEKVANAAAEADVAEARAKYDPEAEVGDEILIKLDTATMGRIAAQAAKQNLIQHIRDAERKQIFNEFKDRKQEVVSGIVQRFERKNMIVNLGRTEAILPEKEQIPHERYRQGDRIRALILDVDLSEKGLSIVLSRTSNDFLMKLFEQEVPEIYEGIVEIRQSAREPGGRAKVAVYSKDSDVDPVGACVGMKGTRVQSVVQELRGEKIDIVPWTDDQAELVCRALAPAKVSKVIIDEDEHAMEVIVPDDQLSLAIGKRGQNVRLAHRLTGWKLDVRSEMEAEEEARSARASLNAIPGIGDINAELLYQWGFRSAEQLAEADETAFDVEGISAERATQIINAAREHVANKKIAAEAKAAAAAEAAETAAAQAAAAATEAEGAEAASETIAVEPAPAATEDAGEK; translated from the coding sequence TCGGCGGCGCGACGCACGTTCGGCCCCGACCGTAATATCGAGTCGCGGTTCAACCCCGAACTCGGCGAAATCGAGCTGTTCGAGATCAAGACGGTCGTCGAAAAAGTGGCCAACGCCGCGGCCGAAGCCGACGTGGCGGAGGCGCGCGCGAAGTACGATCCCGAGGCGGAAGTCGGCGACGAGATTTTGATCAAGCTCGACACCGCCACGATGGGCCGCATCGCGGCGCAGGCGGCCAAGCAAAATCTCATCCAGCATATTCGCGACGCCGAGCGCAAGCAGATTTTCAACGAGTTCAAGGATCGCAAGCAGGAAGTCGTTTCGGGAATCGTGCAGCGCTTTGAGCGCAAGAACATGATCGTCAATCTCGGCCGCACCGAGGCGATCCTGCCCGAGAAGGAGCAGATCCCCCACGAGCGCTATCGCCAGGGCGATCGCATCCGCGCGCTGATTTTAGACGTCGATCTGTCGGAGAAGGGACTTTCGATCGTGCTCTCGCGCACCTCGAACGACTTCCTGATGAAGCTGTTCGAGCAGGAGGTGCCGGAAATTTACGAGGGCATCGTCGAGATTCGCCAGAGCGCGCGCGAGCCCGGCGGACGCGCCAAGGTGGCGGTCTATTCCAAGGATTCGGACGTCGATCCGGTCGGCGCGTGCGTCGGGATGAAGGGCACCCGCGTGCAATCTGTCGTGCAGGAGCTGCGCGGCGAAAAAATCGACATCGTGCCATGGACTGACGACCAGGCCGAGCTGGTGTGCCGCGCGTTGGCGCCGGCCAAGGTCTCCAAAGTGATCATCGACGAGGACGAGCACGCGATGGAAGTGATCGTGCCCGACGATCAACTGTCGCTGGCGATTGGCAAGCGCGGACAGAACGTGCGGTTGGCGCATCGCCTCACCGGCTGGAAGCTCGACGTGCGCAGCGAGATGGAGGCCGAAGAAGAGGCTCGCTCGGCGCGCGCGTCGCTCAACGCAATCCCGGGCATCGGCGACATCAACGCGGAACTGCTCTACCAGTGGGGATTCCGCTCGGCCGAGCAACTGGCGGAGGCCGACGAGACGGCGTTCGACGTCGAGGGAATCAGCGCCGAGCGCGCTACCCAGATAATCAACGCGGCGCGCGAGCACGTCGCCAACAAGAAGATCGCGGCCGAAGCGAAGGCTGCGGCTGCGGCCGAGGCGGCCGAGACAGCTGCGGCGCAAGCTGCTGCGGCAGCCACGGAAGCGGAAGGTGCGGAGGCGGCCTCCGAAACGATCGCGGTGGAACCCGCGCCGGCCGCCACGGAAGATGCGGGAGAAAAGTAA
- a CDS encoding YlxR family protein translates to MREKSNFSLFHGPRRTCVGCMTQDAKAAMVRIAIVNGRVEVDFDARRAGRGGYLHPTLECAERFVGSKAKEFRALRRKIDRPERLQIAAAIKLRLDRNSKVE, encoded by the coding sequence ATGCGGGAGAAAAGTAATTTTTCACTTTTTCACGGACCCCGGCGTACGTGTGTTGGATGCATGACGCAGGATGCGAAGGCAGCGATGGTGCGGATTGCGATTGTCAATGGGCGCGTCGAAGTTGATTTCGACGCGCGACGCGCCGGGCGCGGCGGCTATTTGCATCCGACGCTTGAATGCGCCGAGCGGTTCGTCGGCTCGAAAGCGAAGGAATTCCGCGCGCTCCGGCGGAAAATAGATCGTCCCGAACGGCTCCAGATAGCGGCGGCAATTAAACTCCGACTGGATAGAAACTCAAAGGTCGAATAG